In one window of Oryza sativa Japonica Group chromosome 9, ASM3414082v1 DNA:
- the LOC4347344 gene encoding ABC transporter G family member 1 has protein sequence MASGQHQPTVPRWKPSPPRPQGREADDVDQPPQFDAVSDMSASVRSTDGFPFGSGRSSFAPPPFLPARQPSLEISAAENGGGGGVAREPSLRRPDQGVVLAWEDLWVSAAGGKSGRVPILCGLNGYARPGEVLAIMGPSGCGKSTLLDALAGRLGSSVSQKGDILINGRRQALAFGTSAYVTQDDVLMNTLTVREAVRYSAQLQLPSGMSAAAKRERAEETLREMGLEGAADTRIGGWAHKGISGGQRRRVSICMEILTRPALLFLDEPTSGLDSAASYHVVSRIARMARREGMTVVAAVHQPSTEVFGLFHGLCLLAYGKTVFFGPAADTAQFFALSGFPCPSLMNPSDHFLRTINKDFDKDIEEGMDGKKMTTAQAIDTLVNSYKSSVHLEKVTHHIQDIRATGGAVVKKEERPSFLTQTWVLTKRSFVNMYRDLGYYWLRFAIYIALCLCVGTIYYNIGHSYGSIQARGSMLMFVAAFLTFMAIGGFPSFVEDMKIFGRERLNGHYGVGSFVIANTLSATPYLALISVAPGAIGYYLTGLQSSIDHFAYFAVVLFTTMMVVEGLMMIVASAVPDFLMGIITGAGIQGVMMLNGGFFRLPDDLPKPVWKYPMYYIAFHKYANQGFYKNEFLGLTFPNNQAGGAATITGHEILRDYWQVQLGYSKWVDLAILGGMVVLYRVLFFVIVKLIEKMKPMVQRLRFRSDAPSVHIAENGSAGSL, from the exons ATGGCGTCCGGGCAGCACCAACCCACCGTGCCGAGGTGGAAGCCGAGCCCGCCGCGGCCGCAGGGCCGCGAGGCCGACGACGTGGACCAGCCGCCGCAGTTCGACGCCGTCTCTGACATGAGCGCCTCCGTGCGCAGCACCGACGGGTTCCCCTTCGGCAGCGGCCGCTCctcgttcgcgccgccgccgttcctgcCGGCGCGGCAGCCGTCGCTGGAGATCAGCGCGGcggagaacggcggcggcggcggcgtcgcccgcGAGCCGTCGTTGCGCCGGCCGGACCAGGGCGTCGTCCTCGCGTGGGAGGACCTGTGGgtgtccgccgccggcgggaaGAGCGGCCGTGTCCCCATCCTCTGCGGCCTCAACGGCTACGCGCGCCCCGGCGAGGTGCTCGCCATCATGGGGCCCTCCGGCTGCGGCAAGTCCACACTTCTTGATGCGTTGGCAG GAAGGTTAGGTTCCAGTGTGAGCCAGAAGGGGGACATCCTGATCAATGGCCGGAGGCAAGCGCTGGCGTTCGGCACGTCG GCGTACGTGACGCAGGACGACGTGCTGATGAACACGCTGACGGTGCGGGAGGCGGTGCGGTACTCGGCGCAGCTGCAGCTGCCGAGCGGGatgagcgcggcggcgaagcgggagCGGGCGGAGGAGACGCTGCGGGAGATGGGGCTGGAGGGCGCGGCGGACACGCGGATCGGCGGGTGGGCGCACAAGGGGATCagcggcgggcagcggcggcgggtgagCATCTGCATGGAGATCCTCACGCGGCCGGCGCTGCTGTTCCTCGACGAGCCCACCAGCGGCCTCGACAGCGCCGCGTCGTACCACGTCGTCAGCCGCATCGCCCGCATGGCGCGCCGCGAGGGCAtgaccgtcgtcgccgccgtgcaccaGCCCAGCACCGAGGTGTTCGGCCTCTTCCATGGCCTCTGCCTCCTCGCCTACGGCAAGACCGTCTTCTTCGgccccgccgccgacaccgcccAG TTTTTTGCTTTGAGCGGGTTCCCTTGTCCATCATTGATGAACCCTTCAGACCACTTCCTGAGGACTATAAACAAGGACTTTGACAAG GATATCGAGGAAGGCATGGACGGGAAGAAGATGACGACTGCTCAAGCAATCGACACGCTTGTCAACTCCTACAAATCCTCCGTCCACTTGGAGAAAGTGACGCATCACATCCAAGACATACGCGCCACC ggaGGGGCAGTGGTGAAGAAGGAGGAGAGACCGAGCTTTCTGACGCAGACCTGGGTGCTCACGAAGAGGTCGTTCGTGAACATGTACAGGGACCTGGGCTATTACTGGCTGCGTTTCGCCATTTACATCGCACTGTGCCTCTGCGTCGGCACCATTTACTACAACATCGGCCACAGCTACGGATCCATCCAG GCTCGTGGCTCCATGCTCATGTTCGTCGCTGCCTTCCTCACCTTCATGGCCATCGGTGGCTTCCCATCTTTCGTCGAGGACATGAAG ATATTTGGGAGGGAGAGGCTGAACGGGCACTACGGCGTGGGGTCATTCGTGATAGCGAACACGCTGTCGGCGACGCCGTACCTGGCGCTCATCTCGGTGGCGCCGGGCGCGATCGGCTACTACCTCACCGGGCTCCAGAGCAGCATCGACCACTTCGCCTACTTCGCGGTGGTGCTCTTCACGACCATGATGGTGGTGGAGGGGCTGATGATGATCGTGGCCAGCGCCGTGCCGGACTTCCTCATGGGCATCATCACCGGCGCCGGCATCCAGGGCGTCATGATGCTCAACGGCGGCTTCTTCCGCCTCCCCGACGACCTGCCCAAGCCGGTGTGGAAGTACCCCATGTACTACATCGCGTTCCACAAGTACGCCAACCAGGGGTTCTACAAGAACGAGTTCTTGGGGCTCACCTTCCCCAACAAccaggccggcggcgccgccaccatcaccgGCCACGAGATCCTGCGAGACTACTGGCAGGTGCAGCTGGGGTACAGCAAGTGGGTCGACCTCGCCATCCTCGGTGGGATGGTGGTGCTGTACAGGGTGCTCTTCTTCGTCATCGTCAAGCTCATCGAGAAGATGAAGCCCATGGTGCAGAGGCTCAGGTTCAGGAGCGACGCGCCGTCGGTGCACATCGCCGAGAATGGCTCGGCAGGAAGCCTTTGA
- the LOC4347343 gene encoding uncharacterized protein, which yields MGGGRKRGRTQRRHFKQGRENVWKHNPQRPPAAGGEGAEGGAAEGREGNPSWQPFATENPAFEDYYKAQQIIPEGEWDDFMNMLRKPLPATFRINASCQFYQDICSQLENDFRKSLETEVSDEHEEDAIRPLPWYPGNLAWHLNFSRMQLRRNQALEGFHEFLKRENEVGNITRQEAVSMVPPLFLNVQPDHHILDMCAAPGSKTFQLLEMIHQSTKPGMLPNALVVANDVDVQRCNLLIHQTKRMCTANLIVTNHEAQNFPGCNLAKFSSETCTDESKLQRLEFDRVLCDVPCSGDGTVRKAPDMWRKWNAGMGNGLHRLQVEIAMRGIGLLKVGGRIVYSTCSMNPVENEAVVAEILRRCGDSVELLDVSNELPELVRRPGLSTWKVRDRGSWFGTHEDVPRYRKNVISPSMFPSGKGTMDSHVAIGSVEINTDVIDADMKDSTNMVEGEQETKTASDDVNNGGDPNTEETSKLESNEVPNDSDKKSNSTSIRTEHSNFPLHRCMRIVPHDQNSGAFFIAVLQKISPINGNQEAELIKGEHNISKDRAEKLEKGLGSDKVPHKENTVQQQGVDDGNVMDEQQNGDVDNETSNGKSSEEAKVIVNEAENDQAGPRDRRRKPQNQGRWRGVDPVIFFKDEATIRSIVSFYGIKDTFPLEGHLVTRNPDAGHVKRIYYVSKSVQEVLELNVKVGERLKITSLGLKIFERQSSKDGSPCTFRLSSEGLPLLLPYITKQILYASAIDFQHLLQYRTIKFPDFVDAKFGEEASALLPGCCVVVLWEGHQNIDSIAMDPSAIAIVCWKGKTNLCVMVSPLDGKELLERICLRYGLKIPKADDVKPSMKIDGSDEQPDLSTEAVDPEAVPESKASDMEIADAKEVE from the exons ATGGGAGGCGGCAGGAAGCGCGGGCGCACGCAGCGCCGCCACTTCAAGCAGGGGCGGGAGAACGTCTGGAAGCACAACCCGCAGCGCCccccggcggctggcggcgaagGAGCCGAAGGAGGCGCTGCCGAGGGGCGCGAAGGGAACCCCTCGTGGCAGCCCTTCGCCACCGAGAACCCAGCCTTCGAGGACTACTACAAG GCACAGCAAATTATTCCGGAGGGAGAGTGGGACGACTTCATGAACATGCTCCGGAAACCGCTGCCAGCCACTTTCAGGATTAATGCGAG CTGTCAATTTTATCAAGATATTTGCTCACAGTTAGAAAATGACTTCAGGAAGTCATTGGAAACTGAG GTTAGTGATGAGCATGAAGAAGATGCTATTCGGCCTTTGCCTTGGTACCCTGGCAATCTTGCAtggcatttgaatttttctcgaaTGCAGCTGAGGAGAAACCAGGCACTTGAGGG TTTTCATGAATTCTTGAAGCGAGAGAATGAAGTTGGCAATATAACTAGGCAAGAGGCTGTCAGCATG GTTCCTCCTTTGTTTCTGAATGTGCAACCTGATCATCATATTCTTGACA TGTGCGCTGCTCCAGGATCAAAGACCTTCCAGTTACTTGAGATGATCCATCAGTCTACAAAGCCTGGAATGCTTCCAAATGCCCTT GTGGTAGCTAATGATGTTGATGTGCAAAGATGCAATCTTCTTATTCATCAGACAAAGAGAATGTGCACAGCCAACTTGATTGTGACGAATCATGAAGCACAGAACTTTCCTGGCTGTAATCTTGCAAAGTTTAGTTCAGAAACATGCACGGATGAGTCCAAACTGCAGAGGTTGGAATTTGATCGTGTATTGTGTGATGTGCCTTGTAGTGGTGATGGAACTGTGCGTAAAGCTCCTGATATGTGGAGAAAGTG GAATGCTGGTATGGGGAATGGACTCCATCGTCTCCAAGTAGAAATTGCAATGCGCG GTATTGGTTTGCTTAAAGTGGGTGGAAGGATTGTTTACTCAACATGTTCAATGAATCCTGTTGAAAATGAAGCAGTTGTCGCGGAG ATTCTACGGAGATGTGGGGATTCTGTTGAACTTCTTGATGTTTCTAATGAGCTACCTGAATTAGTCAGGCGTCCTGGACTTAGCACCTGGAAG GTACGGGATAGAGGGTCTTGGTTTGGCACTCACGAAGATGTCCCTCGCTACAGAAAGAACGTGATATCACCAAGCATGTTTCCTTCAGGGAAGGGCACCATGGATAGCCATGTGGCTATTGGCAGTGTTGAGATCAACACAGATGTAATTGATGCTGATATGAAAGATTCAACAAACATGGTAGAGGGAGAACAAGAAACGAAAACAGCATCTGATGATGTCAATAATGGTGGTGATCCCAATACTGAAGAGACGAGCAAACTTGAGTCTAATGAAGTTCCAAACGACTCTGATAAAAAGTCAAATTCTACGTCTATCCGCACAGAACATTCAAATTTCCCTCTGCATCGCTGCATGAGAATTGTTCCGCATGATCAAAACAGTGGGGCATTTTTTATTGCAGTCCTTCAGAAAATCTCCCCTATTAATG GGAACCAAGAGGCAGAACTTATAAAAGGCGAGCACAATATTTCAAAGGATAGGGCTGAGAAACTTGAGAAAGGTCTCGGATCAGATAAGGTGCCACATAAAGAAAATACCGTGCAGCAGCAAGGAGTTGATGATGGTAATGTTATGGATGAACAGCAAAATGGAGATGTGGATAATGAAACATCAAATGGTAAAAGCTCAGAGGAAGCTAAAGTAATTGTTAATGAGGCAGAAAATGATCAAGCAGGACCAAGAGataggaggaggaagccacaGAACCAAGGAAGGTGGAGAGGGGTTGATCCAGTGATATTTTTCAAAGATGAAGCTACAATAAGAAGTATAGTATCTTTCTATGGTATCAAGGATACATTTCCGCTTGAGGGTCACCTTGTGACTAGGAATCCTGATGCTGGCCATGTTAAAAGAATATACTACGTGTCAAAATCAGTGCAAGAAGTTTTGGAGCTCAATGTAAAAGTTGGTGAGCGGCTTAAGATTACCTCACTTGGCCTAAAGATATTT GAAAGACAGTCATCAAAGGATGGCTCACCATGCACATTTAGGTTGTCTTCAGAGGGTTTACCACTGCTGCTTCCATACATCACCAAACAGATTCTCTACGCTTCTGCAATTGACTTCCAGCACCTTTTACAATACAGAACTATTAAATTTCCTGATTTTGTGGATGCAAAATTCGGTGAAGAAGCTTCAGCTTTGTTGCCTGGTTGCTGTGTTGTAGTACTTTGGGAAG GGCATCAGAACATAGATTCCATCGCCATGGATCCTTCTGCAATCGCCATTGTTTGCTGGAAAGGGAAGACCAATTTGTGCGTCATGGTTTCTCCCCTGGATGGGAAGGAGCTGCTTGAGAGGATTTGTTTACGTTATGGGCTCAAAATCCCCAAAGCGGATGATGTAAAACCCAGCATGAAGATTGATGGATCAGACGAGCAGCCTGATCTCAGCACTGAGGCAGTTGATCCAGAAGCTGTGCCCGAAAGCAAAGCATCTGACATGGAGATTGCAGATGCTAAAGAGGTGGAGTAA